The segment CAAAGAGCTGGGTCCAAAGCTAGGCCCAAGCCATAGCTGCCTGTCATTTAATGAAACAGTAGACCAAGAAGCTGGTTTAGGCAGAGTAGATATTGTAGGGGGTGTAACCTAACAGGAACTCTCCAACTCCCACGAAGTAGACAACCTGGGCAATGCCAAAGAGAGGAGCAATGACGAGGGCTCTGCAAGTGGCCCCCTTCAGGAAGGCCCCAGGACCCTCCTTCCTCAGGATCTTACTGCAAGGGAGGACAGAGCGTAAAGAGTTAGCTTGCAAATTATCCCCATTTAGACTAATCCTAGTCAGGCAGAGGCATGATGCGAGACACTGTTAGGATTCAACACAATTATGTTTGGTAAGAGAGGCCTATGTTACCTAATGCAGTCCACCACGCCATTATAGGTTTCCTCATTGGCTCCTTTTTTGAGGGATTGCAGCCTTGTCTTGACCACTGCATGACAGAGATACAGCTTGTATTAACTGAACCACAATATTTCAATCACTGAAGCACAGAGAAACTCAGCCACAGCGCAAGTGAAGTCTGTTAAACTCATCGGAACAAAAGCTCAACTCCAAAATATGGACTGGATGTCCACATAGTTTGGGCTACTCACCATCACAGGGGCTCACGGCCACGGCGGCGGTGCATCCCGCCAAGCAGCCAGACATGAAGGACCAATAGAAGGGCACGGTTGGGTTCTCTGGTGAGTGCTGCCCGAATTGGTGCAGGTGGGCGAAAAGTGGGAAGTACACAACTGAGAACGGGATGtccctgaaaacaaaaaagacaagtaTGCTCACTATGTTACATGGATAATAAAAGTTAGAGTACGCAAGATTGTAAAGCTGAGAGGTAAAGCGAGGTCAGAAATCTgaactttattttgtaattaaaaTGTCTGTGGACTTGGGCGGTCCCTACAGGCAGAACCAAGCAGTGTAGGAATGAGTGATGAGCCAGTGCTTGTTGAATCCCCTCTCACCTCATCAGCGTGGCACCCAGTCCCTTGTACAGCCCTGTGACTCCCTTTGTCCTCAGGAGCTCTCTGGTGATCTGAGTAGCTGACACTCGGGTGACTTGAGGGGCAGGGTTGGCGTTGTAGGAGCGGCTAAGAACAGCACTGGTTCCCCCCAACTTCAGAGTGGTTACCATAGCGGGCATCAGCCTCTGCTGGGCCGCTggcagagacaggaaagaccCTGTCATCATCTTTCACATATGGATATCACATCCGTGTGTATTATTTGGTGGAGGTAATAATTCCTATTTCATTCTAATTAATTCACCAGACAGTGATGTGCACTTTGATCCAAATTGGCTGCTGGTAGCCTTACCGAGCCTGCCAGCATCCTGCAACTGGATCTTGAGCATTTCCATGGGTGTAGTGATAATGACCTGGCACATTCCCGCACCGCAGCCTGCCAGCATTTCCTTAAACACGGTCAACCTGCCACTGAATACACATAGCACCAAGTATTTGGGTTATAAACCAAAGATGACAGATTTTGCAGTATGAGAATGAGTCCTTTGCAACAACATGACTCACCCATCTTTGCTCAGCTGGTGGCGGAAGAAGTCGTTAGCAGCCAGTTTGATGGCCTTCTCGGGGGTCACCAGGGTGAGATTTACAGCAGCtcctacaacaacaacaacaacaacaacagcaacaacaccagATATTAGTCATGAAAGTCATCATTTTAATCACATACAGGCATATGCATAGCaaaccataacacacacacacacaatcacccTTACACAGAGATGCACACTCTAAGCAACAAAAATTGCATATCAGAGGATGGACAGCCAAGGAAGAAAAGGAACGTGCAttgtttaaatataaaaaaaaaaaaagaaagaaaaaacagatatgaCCACGTGAGGTACAACAAATACTCATACATAAAAGAAATTATTTCTACTGTTTGGATCACAGGGGTTTTCACACAGAATAGATAAAAGAAGCAGTGTCACATGTGAAGTGCAAAATGGTTTGGGCTTTAATGCAGCCATTGCTAAAATAATCTTATCTTCAGTGCAGGCTGTTgccattttgaaaacacaaaattttcAACAAACACATAGCTAGTAAAGTCAATTCTGAGCAAGCCAATCCATTGTGGCAGATGACACAATTTCACTGTCTGACAAAATGGGCAATTGAACCATCAATAACCTATTCATTGGTTCCATGGAATTTCGTTCCAATTCAGAAACATGTCACTGCATGTAGGCTAAAGGCAGAAGAAAGAAACTTGAAAAACGACATTTCCCTCTTTTGGCGTGTGGGTAAATGGGTGGCAAGGAGTCGGAGTTAG is part of the Myripristis murdjan chromosome 7, fMyrMur1.1, whole genome shotgun sequence genome and harbors:
- the LOC115362007 gene encoding mitochondrial glutamate carrier 1-like, producing MAQQQQISLPAKLINGGVAGMVGVTCVFPIDLAKTRLQNQRSGQQLYKNMMDCLIKTVRSEGYFGMYRGAAVNLTLVTPEKAIKLAANDFFRHQLSKDGGRLTVFKEMLAGCGAGMCQVIITTPMEMLKIQLQDAGRLAAQQRLMPAMVTTLKLGGTSAVLSRSYNANPAPQVTRVSATQITRELLRTKGVTGLYKGLGATLMRDIPFSVVYFPLFAHLHQFGQHSPENPTVPFYWSFMSGCLAGCTAAVAVSPCDVVKTRLQSLKKGANEETYNGVVDCISKILRKEGPGAFLKGATCRALVIAPLFGIAQVVYFVGVGEFLLGYTPYNIYSA